The proteins below are encoded in one region of Fervidicoccaceae archaeon:
- the endA gene encoding tRNA-intron lyase: MSSDISHSQAEKPRAILQGIRVLVSDPAKASALYRRGFFGKPFGIRKPRPIDYNEVLELSLVEALYLAEKGALEVYENDRRLEPEELEKIAEQRIPEFKMLYDVYRDLRERGYIVRSGLKFGSDYSLYREGPGIDHAPFLVHVFRGDATIDPAELVRAGRLSHSVKKKFIIAIHCGEKKIKYASLEWFKP; encoded by the coding sequence ATGTCTTCAGATATCTCGCACTCACAGGCTGAGAAGCCCAGAGCTATCCTCCAGGGAATTAGAGTACTCGTGTCGGACCCCGCCAAGGCATCCGCGCTATACCGTAGGGGCTTCTTCGGAAAACCCTTCGGTATACGGAAGCCAAGACCAATAGACTACAACGAAGTCTTAGAGCTCTCTCTCGTAGAGGCTCTTTACCTAGCGGAGAAGGGCGCGCTCGAAGTTTACGAGAATGATAGAAGATTAGAGCCAGAGGAACTCGAGAAGATAGCGGAGCAGAGGATCCCGGAATTCAAGATGCTCTACGACGTTTATAGAGATCTTAGAGAGCGCGGTTACATCGTGAGGAGCGGCCTGAAGTTCGGGAGCGATTACAGCCTCTACCGGGAGGGGCCCGGGATAGACCATGCTCCGTTTCTAGTACACGTGTTCCGGGGAGACGCTACGATAGATCCGGCCGAACTCGTCAGAGCCGGCAGACTAAGCCACAGCGTGAAGAAGAAGTTCATCATAGCTATTCATTGCGGTGAAAAGAAAATTAAGTACGCGAGCCTAGAATGGTTCAAGCCCTAG
- a CDS encoding DUF1947 domain-containing protein → MRRYHLSKKEKRVLAKRVADSLGLKVELDDVEVVIIEGELRLYLAEGVPFVAALPDGTLVPHLFLLSRRGHCFLPKIVVDSGAVEPIGRGADVLAPGVRRVVGEFKSGAIVAVINESERLAAVARSLYSSEEISQARRGKVALTLHHPNDPLWKLGLSLIRL, encoded by the coding sequence TTGAGAAGGTATCACCTCTCCAAGAAGGAGAAGAGAGTCCTAGCCAAGCGCGTAGCCGACTCTCTCGGATTGAAAGTGGAACTCGATGACGTCGAGGTAGTAATCATCGAGGGAGAGCTTAGGTTGTACCTGGCCGAGGGCGTACCCTTCGTGGCGGCTTTACCCGACGGGACGCTCGTGCCGCACTTATTCCTACTCTCACGGAGGGGGCACTGCTTTTTGCCGAAGATCGTCGTGGACTCGGGCGCGGTGGAACCTATAGGGAGAGGGGCCGACGTGCTTGCCCCTGGGGTTAGACGCGTGGTCGGAGAGTTCAAGTCAGGCGCCATTGTAGCGGTAATTAATGAGAGCGAAAGGTTGGCAGCCGTTGCGAGATCCCTCTACAGCTCCGAGGAGATCAGTCAGGCGAGGCGGGGAAAGGTGGCGCTCACACTTCATCATCCGAACGACCCGCTCTGGAAACTAGGGCTCTCGCTGATCAGACTTTGA
- a CDS encoding RibD family protein has translation MGRPYVIVTAAMTVDGRLADSEGVWRPLCEREARRFSELLEWADVVVIGSRAVKDSNISFAPTHAAKRAPIKAILDGRLSLSPDLRVFLSGPPTIVFAYKKWAEEQKLEALRERGVLVELLDEYPFAASTLLEILSRKYKVERVLVAGGGETNWTFLSQRAFDDYVVTISPQLLGAGYAPTGRLGLRFPGLLLQLKEVRLCACGQEVILRYKPLTADAKSL, from the coding sequence TTGGGTAGGCCTTACGTTATAGTCACGGCAGCGATGACAGTCGACGGGCGCTTGGCCGACTCCGAGGGAGTCTGGAGGCCTCTCTGTGAGAGAGAGGCTCGGAGATTTTCCGAGCTGCTCGAGTGGGCCGACGTTGTTGTCATCGGCTCGAGAGCTGTCAAAGACTCCAATATATCTTTCGCCCCGACTCACGCAGCTAAGCGGGCTCCTATTAAGGCGATTTTAGATGGTAGGCTATCTTTGAGTCCCGACTTGAGGGTATTCCTCAGCGGACCGCCGACTATAGTCTTCGCCTATAAGAAGTGGGCTGAGGAGCAGAAGCTTGAGGCACTGAGGGAACGTGGAGTCTTAGTGGAGCTTCTCGACGAGTATCCCTTCGCGGCGAGTACCCTGCTTGAAATATTGAGCAGAAAATATAAGGTCGAGCGGGTTCTCGTCGCTGGCGGCGGAGAGACCAATTGGACTTTCCTCTCGCAGCGGGCTTTCGATGATTACGTGGTCACCATTTCGCCCCAATTGTTAGGCGCAGGCTACGCTCCGACGGGTCGGCTAGGGCTTAGATTCCCCGGTCTCTTGTTGCAATTGAAGGAGGTGCGATTATGCGCGTGTGGGCAGGAAGTTATTCTACGCTATAAGCCTCTGACCGCCGATGCCAAGAGTCTGTGA
- a CDS encoding DUF87 domain-containing protein, producing the protein MRGKSDVVLQGVVLIVIGFALTGKIGKFLEFLNSLSEGVGDSSVIRYRAAVLALVFTALCVSLFVLYRKRGRVREKEARAWRLEIIDSTESEKALAALYSLIKNKSRHWGSESSLILSLSPRGAALHLCLSDMDPSKVEFIEGFLRSLEPEIRWKRDESFKCPEHSTKYTSSPDALFELFGKQLRHDAWGNSRELPKEEALVYVGRCKRTGSPLGLTAEELLRHVGIFGSTGSGKTTTSAVLATGAASIGMSVVILDWHGEYGVLLEEACAERVEVLDPLEDDSASVNPLEGAIEDAVSMLEDVLSLSAPQSAVLYRVLKESGGSLFGISSLIALLDSKSPEGYWDRELRGALLRKLELLDSPEGKILFSKTVYRPPSNGEIQVINLSNIKNFNLKKLYSLALIKFIYQTRYARGGAGGRILLVVDEAHNIMPKSVDNFVSKMIAESRKFGIGVVIVTQSPSSVNPEFIKNLNTKIVHAIRSNIDMRILEESMALEHNERVLLPRLEIGEAFFSSPSCPKPTLIVIEKSWCARGGSTHVSSSRHVQKRVFARREKGVRA; encoded by the coding sequence TTGCGCGGAAAGAGCGACGTAGTTCTCCAGGGAGTTGTTCTGATTGTAATAGGTTTTGCGTTAACTGGCAAGATCGGAAAGTTCCTCGAGTTCCTTAACTCGCTCTCGGAGGGTGTTGGCGATTCCTCCGTGATTCGATACAGAGCAGCTGTTCTAGCACTAGTATTCACAGCGTTATGCGTTTCGCTCTTCGTTTTGTACAGAAAAAGGGGACGAGTCCGCGAGAAAGAGGCTCGTGCGTGGAGGCTCGAGATCATTGACTCAACCGAGAGCGAGAAAGCTCTGGCCGCGCTCTACTCTCTAATCAAAAACAAATCTAGGCATTGGGGCTCCGAGAGCAGTCTGATATTGAGCTTATCGCCGAGAGGGGCGGCGCTTCATCTCTGCTTGTCCGACATGGATCCTTCCAAGGTCGAGTTCATTGAGGGCTTCTTGAGGAGTCTAGAGCCAGAGATCCGGTGGAAGCGCGACGAGTCCTTCAAGTGCCCTGAGCACTCAACGAAGTACACGTCGAGCCCAGATGCCCTTTTCGAGTTATTCGGGAAACAGCTTAGGCACGACGCGTGGGGCAACAGCAGGGAGCTCCCCAAAGAGGAAGCTTTAGTTTATGTGGGACGCTGTAAGCGCACTGGCAGCCCACTCGGGCTAACCGCCGAGGAGTTGCTGAGGCACGTGGGAATCTTTGGCTCGACTGGTAGCGGGAAAACCACCACCTCGGCAGTTTTGGCTACCGGCGCGGCCTCAATTGGCATGTCAGTAGTGATTCTGGATTGGCACGGCGAGTACGGTGTCCTGCTAGAGGAGGCGTGTGCCGAGCGGGTCGAGGTCTTAGATCCCTTAGAGGACGACTCAGCGTCAGTGAATCCCCTAGAGGGAGCAATCGAGGATGCCGTGAGCATGTTGGAGGACGTTTTATCGCTTTCCGCCCCCCAATCGGCGGTGCTCTATAGAGTCCTCAAAGAGAGCGGGGGCTCGCTCTTTGGAATAAGCTCATTGATAGCGCTGCTCGATAGCAAGTCCCCCGAAGGCTACTGGGACCGCGAGCTCCGAGGCGCCCTACTGCGTAAACTTGAACTTTTAGACTCACCTGAGGGAAAAATTCTCTTCTCTAAAACAGTCTATAGACCCCCGAGTAATGGAGAGATTCAGGTTATAAATTTGAGCAATATAAAGAACTTTAATTTGAAGAAGCTATATTCATTGGCTCTGATTAAATTTATTTATCAAACTCGCTACGCGAGAGGGGGGGCCGGAGGGAGGATCCTGCTAGTAGTGGATGAGGCTCATAATATTATGCCTAAGTCGGTCGATAACTTCGTGTCGAAGATGATCGCCGAGTCAAGGAAGTTCGGGATAGGAGTGGTGATCGTGACGCAGTCTCCTAGCAGCGTGAATCCCGAATTCATTAAAAATCTCAACACGAAAATAGTTCACGCAATCCGCTCTAACATCGATATGAGAATCCTCGAGGAGAGCATGGCGTTGGAGCATAACGAGAGGGTTCTCTTACCTAGGCTCGAGATAGGTGAGGCGTTCTTTTCCTCTCCCTCTTGCCCGAAGCCAACGCTTATAGTAATCGAAAAGAGTTGGTGCGCGCGAGGCGGCTCAACTCACGTCAGCAGCTCGAGGCACGTCCAGAAGAGAGTCTTCGCTCGAAGAGAGAAAGGAGTCCGCGCCTAG
- a CDS encoding HesA/MoeB/ThiF family protein codes for MSLVSSSGWAPAWSSSRYCRQLAAIGAAGQEALESSSALIVGLGGLGSAVALYLAAAGVGRLVLIDVDRVERSNLNRQVLYGESDMGSFKVAAAAARLSDLNPEISVEGVVADARSGVLERLLDGVDVVVDCLDDWEDKLRLNEEAVRRGIPLVHAAVEGWQGHVMTIIARKGPCLACTFGSVKGRRCTSVVGAAVGVIGSIQAGEALKLLAGVGEPLVGRLIFVDLKSGTALGAEVARDPRCPVCSRLY; via the coding sequence GTGAGTCTAGTCAGTAGCTCCGGCTGGGCCCCGGCTTGGTCTTCGAGCAGGTACTGCAGACAATTGGCCGCCATTGGGGCGGCTGGTCAGGAGGCCTTAGAGTCGTCGAGTGCACTCATCGTAGGGCTGGGAGGACTTGGCAGCGCTGTGGCGCTCTACTTGGCGGCGGCCGGCGTTGGTAGGCTCGTGCTGATCGACGTGGATCGTGTAGAGCGCTCGAACCTAAACAGGCAGGTCCTCTATGGAGAGAGCGACATGGGGTCGTTCAAAGTCGCCGCGGCCGCGGCTAGGCTGAGCGACCTCAACCCGGAGATATCGGTTGAAGGAGTGGTGGCCGACGCGAGGTCAGGGGTCCTCGAGAGATTATTAGATGGAGTCGATGTTGTAGTGGACTGCCTCGATGACTGGGAAGATAAGCTCAGGCTCAACGAAGAGGCCGTGAGGCGCGGGATACCGCTAGTGCACGCAGCCGTCGAAGGCTGGCAAGGACACGTTATGACGATCATAGCGAGGAAGGGGCCCTGTCTCGCGTGCACCTTCGGGTCCGTGAAAGGTCGCAGGTGTACAAGCGTAGTGGGCGCTGCGGTCGGTGTAATCGGTTCAATTCAAGCGGGGGAGGCGCTGAAGCTCCTCGCCGGAGTAGGAGAACCCCTCGTGGGCAGGCTGATTTTCGTGGACCTGAAAAGCGGGACGGCCCTCGGTGCCGAGGTCGCGCGGGATCCGCGCTGTCCCGTGTGCTCCCGTTTATATTAA
- a CDS encoding 50S ribosomal protein L37e has product MVKGTTSFGKHGRSKTHIRCRRCGRTSYNVSKKRCAACGFGASRRLRRYSWQNKKVNRVRVV; this is encoded by the coding sequence GTGGTGAAGGGCACTACCTCGTTTGGCAAGCACGGCAGGAGTAAGACGCACATTAGATGTAGAAGGTGTGGGAGAACCAGTTATAACGTCTCTAAAAAGCGCTGCGCCGCCTGCGGTTTCGGCGCCTCTCGCCGCCTGAGAAGATACTCGTGGCAGAATAAAAAGGTCAATCGAGTAAGGGTAGTTTAA
- a CDS encoding LSm family protein yields the protein MSETAHKLLAASIGKVVLVKLKGNKEVRGRLKSFDYHLNIVLDDAEEILPDSGNNRKLGLVVIRGDNVILVSPAPIE from the coding sequence TTGAGCGAGACGGCTCACAAACTACTAGCCGCGTCGATAGGCAAAGTCGTGCTCGTGAAGCTTAAAGGCAATAAAGAGGTCCGCGGAAGGCTCAAAAGCTTCGACTATCACCTGAATATCGTCCTAGACGACGCCGAGGAGATCTTACCCGACTCCGGTAACAATAGGAAGCTCGGCCTCGTGGTTATACGCGGAGATAACGTGATACTCGTCTCTCCGGCTCCCATAGAATGA
- the psmB gene encoding archaeal proteasome endopeptidase complex subunit beta, with amino-acid sequence MHGTTTVGILVREGVVLAADKRATAGYYVAHRRTKKIVRVWDKIAITTAGLVADAQALADYLESSLKYYTLTAKHPVTVRLAAHYLSQILYSYKLFPLLVQLIVAGYDTEPRLFGLDWYGGIIEDKYIATGSGTPIAMGIIESEYSEDLSTEEARRLAVKAIKAALRRDAATGDGVDTLIIEKERVEEKTELLS; translated from the coding sequence TTGCATGGGACGACTACGGTTGGTATACTGGTAAGAGAGGGCGTGGTGCTCGCGGCCGACAAGCGAGCTACGGCTGGCTACTATGTCGCTCACCGAAGAACCAAGAAGATCGTGAGAGTGTGGGATAAAATAGCGATCACCACGGCGGGGCTCGTCGCTGACGCTCAAGCCTTAGCCGACTATCTCGAGAGCTCCTTGAAGTATTACACGTTGACCGCAAAGCATCCGGTCACGGTTAGGCTGGCAGCTCATTATTTGTCGCAGATCTTGTACAGCTACAAGCTCTTCCCATTGCTTGTCCAGCTAATAGTGGCGGGCTACGACACGGAGCCCAGGTTGTTCGGACTAGATTGGTACGGGGGTATCATAGAGGACAAGTACATAGCCACGGGCAGCGGCACCCCGATAGCGATGGGAATTATAGAGAGCGAATACAGCGAGGATCTATCGACGGAGGAAGCCAGGAGGCTCGCTGTGAAAGCGATCAAAGCCGCTCTAAGGCGCGACGCCGCTACAGGCGATGGCGTAGACACATTGATAATAGAGAAGGAGCGCGTCGAAGAGAAGACGGAGCTCCTCTCGTGA
- the deoC gene encoding deoxyribose-phosphate aldolase: MSFPFTLPKSGAELARFIDHTMIRPTDTLDKVIESLDEIESAGFRALVVSPWLLPEIASLTTSRLASVIGFPHGSETLHAKLYQVREVAELGAREADVVINLCAVKSGRKDLVVREISELTREAHERGLIIKFIIETGLLSEREYLWAAEKIVEHGADFVKTNTGHGPRGVLPEDVVKLRRVVGNKAGIKASGGIRSALQALVLLWVGADVIGTSNGLEIVREYDALIKEGPLRELPWK; this comes from the coding sequence GTGAGCTTCCCTTTCACTCTACCAAAGAGCGGCGCCGAGTTAGCTCGATTCATCGATCATACTATGATCAGGCCTACCGACACGCTCGACAAAGTTATCGAATCCCTCGATGAAATAGAGAGCGCGGGATTCAGAGCTCTCGTCGTCAGTCCTTGGCTGTTGCCGGAGATAGCTTCTCTCACGACTTCGAGGCTCGCTTCGGTGATCGGTTTCCCCCACGGCTCTGAGACTCTCCACGCGAAGCTCTACCAGGTTCGCGAGGTCGCGGAATTGGGCGCGAGAGAAGCGGACGTTGTGATCAACTTATGTGCCGTTAAGTCGGGGAGGAAAGATCTTGTAGTGAGAGAGATCTCCGAATTAACGCGGGAAGCCCACGAAAGGGGCCTAATCATCAAGTTCATCATTGAGACAGGACTTCTCTCAGAGCGGGAGTACTTATGGGCAGCCGAGAAGATCGTGGAGCATGGAGCCGACTTCGTGAAGACAAATACGGGCCATGGCCCGAGGGGGGTTCTGCCGGAGGACGTTGTTAAGTTGAGAAGGGTGGTTGGCAATAAAGCCGGTATAAAAGCCTCCGGCGGAATAAGGAGCGCATTGCAGGCTCTGGTGCTCCTCTGGGTGGGAGCTGACGTCATAGGGACGAGTAATGGGCTAGAGATAGTGCGAGAATACGATGCCCTCATAAAAGAAGGCCCTCTACGTGAGCTACCGTGGAAGTAG
- the glyS gene encoding glycine--tRNA ligase has translation MRRAREEFEQRNPRVPIELGEATLGEDLGDKIAEIGKRRGIFWQSYEIYGGLAGFYDLGPYGVLLKNNLIEEWRRHFVLRHQEMMVEIETPIIGPERLYVASGHVESFTDPIVKCEACGRIYRADHLLEEKLGVKAEGINLEELGKLVASSNLRCPACGSKLSEPRAFNLLFKTQIGPYGTSIGYLRPEAAQGMFVNFKRVYQIMRNRLPLGIAQVGRVARNEISPRQGMVRLREFTIMEFEFFFDPLRPGHEKYIERVADKKLRILTAQARARGETSPEEFTVREAVDEKIIMVPWMAYWMNESQGFLESLGVPLENQYFEEKMPEERAHYSSQTFDQLVKTERWGWIEVSGHAYRTDYDLRRHSEESNQYLGITVPLENPIARRRKILKVDRKRLGTLFRERAAEVERSLTALDLEVLLDHKLRGEPIKLGDLEVPTEAYDIEETEEVERVRRFLPHVVEPSFGCERLLYVTLEYALRSKGDRIILSLPRRLAPVKVAVFPLLSRGPMVSKALELYEAIKGWGYTVLFDESGSIGRRYARADEIGVPVAVTVDYRTLEDDTVTLRDRDSWEQVRISVAHLREALSEFIFEGKSLHELTLKIK, from the coding sequence ATGCGCCGAGCTCGAGAAGAGTTCGAGCAGAGGAACCCACGAGTCCCTATAGAGTTGGGGGAGGCTACGTTGGGAGAAGATCTTGGTGATAAGATAGCCGAAATAGGGAAACGTCGCGGCATCTTCTGGCAGTCCTACGAGATCTACGGAGGCCTGGCAGGCTTCTATGACTTAGGACCTTATGGTGTTCTCCTGAAGAATAACCTCATCGAGGAGTGGAGGAGACACTTCGTACTACGGCACCAAGAGATGATGGTCGAGATCGAGACCCCCATCATAGGGCCCGAGAGACTATACGTAGCGAGCGGCCACGTAGAGAGCTTCACGGATCCTATTGTGAAGTGCGAAGCGTGTGGGCGTATTTACAGGGCTGACCACCTCTTAGAAGAGAAGCTCGGGGTGAAGGCCGAGGGCATTAACTTAGAGGAGTTGGGCAAGCTCGTGGCCTCGAGCAACTTACGATGTCCAGCCTGTGGAAGTAAATTGAGCGAGCCGCGCGCGTTCAACCTACTCTTCAAGACGCAGATCGGCCCTTACGGCACAAGCATCGGCTACCTTAGGCCCGAGGCGGCTCAAGGAATGTTCGTGAACTTCAAGCGAGTGTATCAGATAATGAGGAACAGATTACCGCTGGGCATAGCTCAGGTAGGGCGTGTCGCGCGCAACGAAATAAGCCCCAGGCAGGGCATGGTGAGGCTCCGCGAGTTCACGATAATGGAGTTCGAGTTCTTCTTCGACCCGCTGAGGCCAGGACACGAGAAATACATCGAGAGGGTCGCCGACAAGAAGCTGAGAATACTCACAGCCCAAGCCAGGGCGAGGGGCGAGACCTCGCCAGAAGAGTTCACGGTGAGAGAAGCCGTCGATGAGAAGATAATCATGGTGCCGTGGATGGCTTATTGGATGAACGAGTCGCAGGGCTTCTTGGAGTCGCTCGGTGTTCCACTCGAAAATCAGTACTTTGAGGAGAAGATGCCCGAGGAGAGAGCGCACTACTCCTCGCAAACGTTCGACCAATTGGTCAAGACGGAGAGGTGGGGCTGGATAGAGGTCTCGGGACACGCTTACAGAACCGACTATGATTTGAGAAGGCACTCGGAGGAGAGCAATCAGTATCTGGGCATCACAGTCCCCCTAGAGAATCCCATCGCAAGACGCCGAAAGATACTCAAGGTAGATAGGAAGCGACTGGGCACGTTATTCCGAGAGAGGGCTGCCGAGGTCGAGCGCTCTCTCACGGCGCTCGACCTCGAGGTCTTGCTGGACCACAAGCTCAGAGGCGAGCCAATAAAGTTGGGAGACCTCGAGGTGCCGACCGAAGCCTACGACATCGAGGAGACGGAAGAGGTGGAGCGTGTGAGAAGGTTCTTGCCGCACGTCGTTGAGCCGTCCTTCGGTTGCGAGAGGCTGTTATACGTCACGTTAGAATACGCTCTCAGGTCCAAGGGCGATCGCATCATCTTATCGCTTCCGCGGAGATTAGCCCCCGTGAAAGTGGCTGTCTTTCCGTTGCTCTCGAGAGGACCTATGGTCAGCAAGGCGTTGGAGCTCTACGAGGCTATAAAGGGATGGGGCTACACGGTTCTCTTCGATGAGTCAGGGAGCATAGGGAGAAGGTATGCGCGTGCCGATGAGATAGGCGTACCCGTGGCTGTGACCGTTGACTATAGGACACTCGAAGACGATACTGTCACGTTGAGGGATAGAGACAGCTGGGAGCAGGTCAGAATAAGCGTCGCTCATCTGAGAGAGGCCCTTAGCGAGTTTATCTTTGAAGGGAAGAGTCTACACGAGCTCACGCTTAAAATCAAATGA
- a CDS encoding beta-CASP ribonuclease aCPSF1 — translation METEVGSSTERTREESRGKKLLQELRKSLAELIPSETEISTVEFEGPEIAIYVKNPRAILDKMEVIRELAHRIKKRVVIRTDPSIRKPKDETKRIIYSLVPREAEIKGIEFDDVLGEVIIKAERPGLVIGKGGVMRREIIAVTGWRPVVVRAPPAESKILDSILSQLVEESSYRRSVLRAVGERIHREILFKGGSLRLVALGGFKEVGRSAILVETPESKILLDVGINPGSTQFPDAAPSLDEEEFNLEELDAVIVTHAHLDHSGLVPLLTKYGYNGPIYATKATRDIMALVQLDYLEVTSKEGRLPPYSQREIRRALLHTIPVDYGEVTDIAPDVRMTLYDAGHILGSAMVHLHIGNGLYNIVYTSDFRFANTKLLNRANCVFPRVETLIMESTYGATELPDRTDAEQRFVEAVKRVIERSGKVLVPVMAVGRGQEILLVLHDAIERGLLPRDVPIYVEGMVSEVTALHTHYPELLAPDVRRRIEAGEDPFKSENFIEVSGRGNTREELLEKGPSIIIATSGMLNGGPSVEYFKLLCEDPKNALIFVSYQVQGTLGRKIKDGAREVFFMLPEGRLVSWKVNLEVLSVEGFSGHSDRAELLDFLYRLRPKPKMIVLNHGEPAAISALASSLQRNRYKLGLHQTQILAPNNGEVIRLL, via the coding sequence GTGGAAACAGAAGTGGGCTCGAGCACGGAGAGGACGAGAGAAGAGAGCAGAGGTAAAAAACTGCTCCAAGAGTTAAGGAAGAGTTTAGCCGAGCTTATACCATCGGAAACAGAGATTTCGACGGTGGAGTTCGAGGGCCCCGAGATCGCTATTTACGTGAAGAATCCTAGAGCAATACTCGATAAAATGGAAGTGATCCGAGAGCTCGCTCATAGAATTAAGAAGAGAGTGGTCATTAGGACCGATCCCAGCATAAGGAAGCCGAAGGACGAGACCAAGAGGATTATCTACTCCCTGGTCCCGCGCGAAGCCGAGATCAAAGGGATAGAGTTCGACGACGTGTTGGGCGAAGTCATCATAAAGGCCGAGAGGCCGGGCCTCGTGATAGGCAAGGGCGGCGTCATGAGGAGAGAGATTATAGCTGTCACCGGCTGGAGACCCGTTGTGGTGCGCGCTCCACCGGCCGAGTCCAAGATACTGGACTCGATTTTGTCGCAGCTAGTAGAGGAGAGCTCCTACAGGAGATCCGTGCTCAGAGCCGTTGGGGAGAGGATACATAGAGAGATCCTCTTCAAGGGCGGCTCGCTGAGGCTCGTCGCATTGGGGGGATTCAAAGAGGTGGGGAGATCTGCTATATTGGTTGAGACCCCCGAAAGCAAGATACTACTCGACGTTGGGATAAACCCTGGTTCTACGCAGTTCCCCGACGCCGCACCCAGCTTGGACGAGGAGGAGTTCAACCTCGAGGAGCTAGACGCTGTAATCGTGACCCACGCTCACTTAGATCACAGCGGCCTCGTGCCTTTACTCACGAAGTACGGCTATAACGGGCCGATCTACGCTACTAAGGCCACGCGCGACATAATGGCCCTAGTTCAGCTAGATTATCTCGAAGTCACATCGAAGGAGGGGCGTCTTCCCCCATACTCACAGAGAGAGATAAGAAGAGCATTGTTGCATACAATACCCGTCGATTACGGAGAAGTGACAGACATAGCCCCCGATGTGAGGATGACCCTCTACGACGCCGGTCACATCTTGGGCTCGGCCATGGTGCATCTTCACATAGGAAACGGGCTTTACAACATCGTTTATACTTCGGACTTCAGATTCGCGAACACGAAGCTCCTCAATAGAGCCAACTGCGTGTTTCCCAGAGTCGAGACCCTCATAATGGAGAGCACATATGGGGCTACCGAGCTGCCCGATCGAACTGATGCCGAGCAGAGATTCGTCGAAGCCGTCAAGCGCGTGATCGAGAGATCAGGAAAAGTGCTCGTGCCCGTCATGGCCGTCGGGCGCGGTCAGGAGATCCTTCTCGTCTTGCATGATGCGATAGAGAGGGGGCTACTTCCCCGAGATGTACCAATCTACGTGGAGGGCATGGTCTCCGAGGTCACCGCTCTCCACACGCACTACCCGGAGCTCCTAGCTCCAGATGTGAGGAGGAGAATCGAGGCCGGCGAGGATCCCTTCAAGTCGGAGAATTTCATCGAAGTTAGCGGGAGAGGCAACACAAGAGAAGAGCTCCTCGAGAAGGGCCCCTCCATAATAATAGCAACTAGCGGCATGCTCAACGGTGGACCGAGCGTGGAGTACTTCAAGCTGCTCTGCGAAGATCCAAAGAACGCCCTGATCTTCGTTAGCTACCAAGTCCAAGGAACTCTGGGGCGTAAGATAAAGGATGGGGCGCGCGAAGTCTTCTTCATGTTGCCGGAGGGACGATTGGTCTCGTGGAAGGTAAACCTGGAGGTCCTCAGCGTAGAGGGCTTCAGCGGGCACAGCGATAGAGCAGAGCTTCTCGACTTCTTATATAGGTTGAGACCTAAACCGAAGATGATAGTACTGAACCACGGAGAGCCGGCGGCCATCTCGGCTCTCGCTAGCTCTCTGCAAAGAAATAGGTACAAACTCGGTCTGCACCAGACTCAAATACTCGCCCCGAACAATGGAGAGGTTATTAGGCTCCTCTGA